Proteins encoded by one window of Superficieibacter sp. HKU1:
- the phoR gene encoding phosphate regulon sensor histidine kinase PhoR: MLERLSWKTLVFELVICCLPALILGAFFGYLPWFLLAAVTGLLVWHFLNLLRLSWWLWVDRSMTPPPGRGSWEPLLYGLHQMQLRNKKRRRELGNLIKRFRSGAESLPDAVVLTTEEGTIFWCNGLAQQVLGLRWPDDNGQNILNLLRYPEFTLYLKNRDFSRPLNLVLNNGRHLEFRVMPYSENQRLMVARDTTQMHQLEGARRNFFANVSHELRTPLTVLQGYLEMMQEQTLEGAPREKALHTMREQTQRMESLVKQLLTLSRIEAAPALALNEKIDVPMMLRVIEREAQTLSHDRHTLRFTVDDSLKVLGNEEQLRSAISNLVYNAVNHTPAGTTISVNWQRAPHGALFTIDDNGPGIAAEHIPRLTERFYRVDKARSRQTGGSGLGLAIVKHALNHHDSRLNITSKPGEGTQFSFLLPERFIARN; this comes from the coding sequence GTGCTGGAACGTCTGTCATGGAAAACGCTGGTTTTTGAACTGGTTATCTGCTGCCTGCCTGCGCTGATACTGGGGGCATTTTTCGGTTATCTGCCGTGGTTTTTGCTGGCGGCGGTGACCGGGCTGTTGGTCTGGCACTTTCTGAATTTACTGCGACTTTCCTGGTGGCTATGGGTCGATCGCAGTATGACACCGCCGCCGGGCCGCGGCAGCTGGGAGCCTCTGCTTTACGGACTGCATCAGATGCAGCTACGCAATAAAAAGCGCCGACGTGAGTTGGGCAACCTCATCAAACGTTTTCGCAGCGGCGCGGAATCGCTGCCGGATGCGGTGGTGCTGACGACTGAAGAAGGCACGATTTTCTGGTGTAACGGCCTGGCGCAGCAGGTGCTGGGGCTGCGCTGGCCGGACGATAACGGGCAAAATATCCTTAACCTGCTGCGTTATCCCGAATTTACGCTCTATCTGAAGAATCGCGATTTTAGCCGGCCATTGAATCTGGTGCTCAATAATGGCCGTCACCTCGAATTTCGAGTGATGCCCTACAGTGAAAACCAGCGGCTGATGGTGGCGCGCGATACCACGCAAATGCACCAGCTTGAGGGCGCGAGACGCAATTTCTTTGCCAACGTCAGCCATGAGCTGCGCACGCCGTTGACCGTGCTACAGGGTTATCTGGAGATGATGCAGGAGCAAACGCTTGAAGGCGCGCCGCGCGAAAAAGCGCTGCATACCATGCGCGAGCAGACGCAGCGTATGGAATCGCTGGTAAAACAATTATTAACCCTCTCCAGGATTGAAGCGGCACCTGCGCTGGCCCTCAATGAAAAGATTGACGTGCCGATGATGCTGCGGGTGATAGAGCGCGAGGCGCAAACCCTCAGCCACGATCGTCATACGCTGCGTTTTACCGTGGATGATTCGTTAAAAGTGCTGGGCAATGAAGAACAGTTGCGGAGCGCTATCTCTAATCTGGTGTACAACGCGGTGAATCATACGCCTGCCGGAACCACTATTTCGGTCAACTGGCAGCGCGCGCCTCATGGCGCACTGTTTACCATTGACGATAACGGACCGGGAATCGCTGCCGAACACATTCCGCGCCTGACCGAGCGTTTTTATCGTGTTGATAAGGCCCGTTCGCGGCAGACCGGCGGCAGCGGGCTGGGGCTGGCAATCGTGAAACATGCGTTAAATCATCATGATAGTCGCCTCAACATTACCAGTAAGCCGGGTGAAGGAACGCAATTTAGCTTTTTGCTTCCGGAACGATTCATTGCCAGAAACTAG
- the phoB gene encoding phosphate response regulator transcription factor PhoB, producing MARRILVVEDEAPIREMVCFVLEQNGFQPVEAEDYDSAVNQLNEPWPDLILLDWMLPGGSGIQFIKHIKREAMTREIPVVMLTARGEEEDRVRGLETGADDYITKPFSPKELVARIKAVMRRISPMAVDEVIEMQGLSLDPSSHRVMTGESPLDMGPTEFKLLHFFMTHPERVYSREQLLNHVWGTNVYVEDRTVDVHIRRLRKALEQSGHDRMVQTVRGTGYRFSTRF from the coding sequence ATGGCGAGACGTATTCTGGTCGTAGAAGATGAAGCTCCAATTCGTGAGATGGTTTGCTTTGTTCTCGAACAAAATGGCTTTCAGCCTGTTGAAGCGGAAGATTATGACAGCGCGGTGAATCAGCTCAATGAACCCTGGCCAGACCTCATCCTGCTGGACTGGATGCTTCCCGGCGGTTCCGGCATTCAGTTTATTAAACATATCAAGCGTGAAGCAATGACGCGCGAAATCCCGGTGGTAATGCTCACCGCACGCGGTGAAGAAGAAGATCGCGTCCGCGGGCTGGAAACCGGGGCAGACGATTACATCACCAAGCCGTTCTCGCCAAAAGAGCTGGTAGCGCGGATTAAAGCGGTGATGCGCCGCATTTCCCCGATGGCCGTTGATGAGGTCATCGAAATGCAGGGATTGAGTCTCGATCCCTCCTCGCACCGGGTCATGACCGGTGAAAGCCCGCTCGACATGGGGCCGACTGAATTTAAGCTCCTGCACTTCTTTATGACCCATCCCGAACGTGTTTACAGCCGTGAACAACTGTTGAATCATGTCTGGGGAACCAACGTCTACGTGGAAGACAGAACGGTGGATGTTCATATCCGCCGCCTGCGCAAAGCGCTGGAGCAGAGCGGGCACGATCGCATGGTTCAAACCGTTCGCGGCACGGGTTATCGTTTCTCGACCCGTTTCTGA